One genomic window of Rhizomicrobium sp. includes the following:
- a CDS encoding histidine kinase dimerization/phosphoacceptor domain -containing protein, translating into MEKLFEQVEDARALAQIIVDTVREPVLVLDSESNILFASASFHRAFHFDPLVLLDCSLFALDDGAWDIPALRSLLDATAGLQSVPEPVEISHEFPRIGRRVLLLYARTIAHKPGARPAVILNIEDITDRRAVEAEKDRLKAQADELVLHKEMLLEEMQHRIVNSLQIIASILMLKARAVNSDETRQHLQDAHRRVISVAAVQRHLHSSGRADLIDIEPYLSKLCASLAESMIDDDHAAALKVSADPCQLISADAISLGLIVTELVINALKYAFPGQPAGATVTVRFEANEADWRLSVSDNGVGRPAEAPAKGGLGTSLVNALAQQLNAKVESTNSSGGLTVAVTHATFTARPV; encoded by the coding sequence GTGGAAAAGCTCTTCGAGCAAGTCGAAGACGCGCGCGCTCTCGCGCAAATCATCGTGGATACGGTGCGCGAGCCTGTGCTCGTCCTGGACAGCGAGTCCAACATCCTCTTCGCGAGCGCTTCGTTTCATCGCGCCTTCCACTTCGATCCGCTGGTCCTGCTCGACTGCTCGCTGTTCGCGCTGGATGATGGCGCCTGGGACATCCCGGCGCTGCGCAGTTTGCTCGATGCCACGGCGGGGCTGCAGAGCGTCCCCGAGCCCGTCGAGATATCGCACGAGTTTCCGCGCATCGGCCGGCGCGTGCTGCTTCTGTACGCCCGAACCATCGCCCACAAGCCGGGCGCGCGTCCGGCCGTCATCCTCAACATCGAAGACATCACCGACCGGCGTGCCGTCGAAGCCGAAAAAGACCGGTTGAAGGCGCAGGCCGACGAATTGGTCCTCCACAAGGAGATGCTGCTCGAAGAGATGCAGCATCGCATCGTCAACAGCCTGCAGATCATCGCCAGCATCCTGATGCTCAAGGCCCGCGCGGTGAACTCCGACGAGACCCGCCAGCACCTTCAGGACGCGCATCGCCGCGTGATCTCGGTCGCCGCCGTCCAACGTCATCTGCACAGTTCGGGCCGGGCCGATCTGATCGATATCGAACCCTATCTGTCGAAGCTCTGCGCCTCGCTCGCGGAGTCCATGATCGACGACGACCACGCCGCGGCGCTGAAGGTGAGCGCCGATCCCTGCCAGCTGATTTCGGCCGACGCGATCAGCCTCGGCCTGATCGTGACCGAGCTCGTCATCAACGCCCTGAAATACGCGTTTCCCGGGCAACCCGCCGGCGCGACCGTGACGGTGCGTTTCGAAGCGAACGAGGCGGACTGGCGGCTCTCCGTATCCGACAACGGCGTCGGCCGGCCCGCGGAAGCGCCCGCCAAGGGCGGCCTCGGGACGAGCCTGGTGAACGCGCTGGCGCAGCAGCTCAACGCCAAGGTCGAATCGACGAATTCGTCCGGCGGACTGACCGTCGCGGTCACCCACGCCACCTTCACCGCGCGCCCGGTCTGA